In Siphonobacter curvatus, the genomic window TCCGATATACAATAGTAGATTAAGTACAGCTTTTAAATCTTCTGCCTTATTGTTCGTATAAATCCATAAACTTGCAGCAAACTCAGTTGCTATGGATTTAAATCTTCATAACAAAACCGCTTTGGTTTGTGGCAGTACCCAGGGACTCGGATGGGCCACTGCTCAGGAATTGGCTTTACTAGGAGCTAACGTTATCTTATTAGCTCGTAACGAAAAAACGCTCCAGGAAAAGCTTTCGCTGTTAGCGAAAGCGAACGATCAGCATCATTCGTATCTCGTTGCTGATTTTACGTACCCCCAACAGGTTCAGCAAGCCGTGCGTACAGCCTTAGCTGAACATTCCACGATTCACATTTTAATTAATAATACCGGCGGCCCAGCGGGAGGATCTATCCTAGAGGCTAAGCCAGAATCCTTTTTGCAGGGATTTAATAGCCATCTTATTTGTAATCAGCTACTGGTTCAATTACTGGTGCCCGGTATGAAAGAGGCTGGGTATGGCCGTATTGTCAATGTCATTTCTACTTCTGTGAAAGCTCCGCTAGCGGGCTTGGGCGTTTCGAATACTATTCGGGGAGCCGTTGCTAGTTGGTCTAAAACCTTAGCTACCGAATTAGGTCCTTGGGGTATTACGGTTAACAATGTCTTACCCGGTTATACCGACACCAGTCGTTTGACTTCGCTAGCCGAAAGTCGGGCTCAGAAAGAAGGCAAAACCGCTGAAGAAGTTAAGCAGGAAATGGCTCAGGGCGTACCGCTCCGCCGCATCGGAAAACCCGAAGAATTCGGAGCTGCTGCGGCTTTCCTTTGTACACCTGCTGCTGCTTACATCAATGGCATTAACTTACCCGTAGACGGCGGTCGGCTAGACTGCCTGTAATGATTTGAATATGATTCGTCCCAATGCCCTACAAGCGGGTGATACCGTAGCCATTACTGCTTTGGCCAGTAAAATCGATTATGATCAATACGTGATTCCTGCCAGAGAAATTCTGGAAAGCTGGGGACTGAACGTTGTAGAGAGTAAATCTTTGAATGAAAGTTTCCATGGCTTTGCAGGCCCTGATACCAGACGCTGTGAAGACTTCCAACAGTTTCTGGATGATCCTTC contains:
- a CDS encoding SDR family oxidoreductase, whose amino-acid sequence is MDLNLHNKTALVCGSTQGLGWATAQELALLGANVILLARNEKTLQEKLSLLAKANDQHHSYLVADFTYPQQVQQAVRTALAEHSTIHILINNTGGPAGGSILEAKPESFLQGFNSHLICNQLLVQLLVPGMKEAGYGRIVNVISTSVKAPLAGLGVSNTIRGAVASWSKTLATELGPWGITVNNVLPGYTDTSRLTSLAESRAQKEGKTAEEVKQEMAQGVPLRRIGKPEEFGAAAAFLCTPAAAYINGINLPVDGGRLDCL